The Staphylococcus carnosus genome has a segment encoding these proteins:
- a CDS encoding DUF1129 family protein, protein MAKSTEQLMRENNVKSLQLNNTDREIFENYMTYIRADLRVNPHDSELMLNRILKHLLKAENKGMLAMDFFDHNPKAHAIRTIKELKNEMVQNIFKYIWHHILFLLGIFCFFKGFIGFFIGEKPLYLYTFPIILLAGLFIIFLFVWWAFKTVQIQAFNHSNWVWLLTYAIIFAIIALLFYVVYIPQSFLAFGPHIKIANWTFIIVSFIITPIAFYVDHHYVKKDSSTYL, encoded by the coding sequence ATGGCAAAATCCACTGAGCAATTAATGAGAGAGAATAACGTTAAATCATTGCAATTAAATAATACAGACCGAGAAATTTTTGAAAATTACATGACTTATATCCGTGCAGATTTACGCGTTAACCCACATGATTCTGAACTTATGTTGAATCGTATTTTGAAACATTTATTAAAAGCTGAAAATAAAGGGATGTTAGCAATGGATTTCTTCGACCACAACCCGAAAGCACATGCGATTCGAACGATAAAAGAATTGAAAAACGAAATGGTCCAGAACATTTTTAAATACATATGGCATCACATTCTGTTCTTACTCGGTATCTTTTGTTTTTTCAAAGGTTTCATTGGATTTTTCATCGGTGAAAAACCGTTATATTTATATACATTTCCAATCATTTTGTTAGCAGGATTATTTATCATTTTCTTGTTTGTCTGGTGGGCATTTAAAACTGTGCAAATACAAGCCTTTAATCATTCAAATTGGGTTTGGTTACTTACTTACGCAATTATTTTTGCAATCATAGCATTGCTCTTTTATGTCGTATATATTCCGCAATCTTTCCTAGCTTTCGGTCCGCATATCAAAATTGCAAATTGGACATTTATTATCGTTTCATTCATCATTACACCAATTGCATTTTATGTTGATCATCACTATGTAAAAAAAGATTCAAGCACTTATTTATAA
- a CDS encoding DUF456 domain-containing protein, producing MVATILWICIIACFVVAFVGLIKPIIPSMPMMWIGFLIYQIGFHNGRLSWIFFVSMIILTILVFAADLMMSQYFTRRFGGSKAGELTALIGVIAGCFIFPPFGIIIVPLVAVFIVELIMRKDPTIALKASFGSVVGFLASTAAQAIVMVIMVLWFFLDILF from the coding sequence ATGGTAGCTACTATTTTATGGATATGTATTATTGCATGTTTTGTCGTCGCGTTTGTTGGTTTGATTAAACCAATTATTCCTTCAATGCCAATGATGTGGATTGGTTTCTTAATTTATCAAATTGGTTTCCACAACGGGCGTTTATCTTGGATTTTCTTTGTATCAATGATTATTTTAACTATCCTTGTGTTTGCGGCAGATTTAATGATGAGTCAATATTTCACACGTCGATTCGGAGGTTCAAAAGCAGGTGAACTTACTGCGTTAATCGGTGTGATTGCAGGTTGTTTTATCTTTCCGCCGTTTGGAATTATCATTGTGCCGCTAGTAGCCGTGTTTATTGTTGAATTGATAATGAGAAAAGATCCGACTATTGCTTTGAAAGCCAGTTTCGGTTCAGTAGTAGGTTTCTTGGCAAGCACAGCAGCTCAAGCGATTGTGATGGTTATTATGGTATTGTGGTTCTTTTTAGATATTCTTTTTTAA
- a CDS encoding sugar efflux transporter, with translation MFRALLQIKNYRLFAVNMMLLGMAIAITIPFLVLFATNELGMTTTQFGILLALAAISQFSVNAIVARFSDNGKVNRKLLVIIALFMGAMSFSIYFYVHNIWLFIVLYAVLQGLFAPAMPQLYASAREAINQSSSRNRAKFANTVLRSMFSFGFLFGPLIGSLLNRTMGYAGLFGGTVAVILITLILQIFFFKDVKVEHPIEEGPHVETKAPSMLREKSLIIPFLAFILLHIGQWMYTLNMPLFVTSYLHESEDYVGYLASLCAGLEVPFMIILGVLSSKLETRTLLILGAISGALFFFSIGVFDDVRMMLVGQIFLAMFLAILLGIGISYFQDILPAFPGYASTLFANAMVIGQLLGNLLGGVMSQFVGLGNVFYVSAASLVLGMILIFFTKEQKFIE, from the coding sequence ATGTTTCGAGCTTTACTGCAAATTAAGAACTACAGATTGTTTGCAGTTAACATGATGCTCTTAGGTATGGCAATCGCAATTACGATTCCATTCCTCGTCTTGTTTGCTACAAACGAATTAGGTATGACAACCACACAATTTGGTATATTGCTGGCGCTTGCTGCAATCAGCCAATTTTCTGTGAATGCAATTGTTGCACGTTTTTCTGATAATGGAAAGGTCAACCGTAAATTGCTGGTTATTATCGCGTTATTTATGGGTGCCATGAGCTTCAGTATTTACTTTTATGTCCATAATATTTGGCTGTTTATCGTTTTATATGCTGTGTTACAAGGACTATTTGCACCTGCAATGCCGCAGCTTTATGCATCAGCAAGAGAAGCGATTAATCAATCTTCTTCACGTAATCGTGCGAAATTTGCAAACACTGTTTTACGTTCCATGTTTTCTTTCGGTTTTTTATTCGGACCTTTAATTGGATCGTTGCTTAATAGAACAATGGGATATGCCGGATTATTCGGCGGTACTGTAGCGGTTATTCTTATCACATTGATTCTTCAAATTTTCTTTTTCAAGGATGTCAAAGTTGAACATCCGATTGAAGAAGGACCTCATGTGGAAACAAAAGCCCCAAGTATGTTGAGAGAAAAATCTTTAATCATACCTTTTTTAGCATTTATCTTATTGCATATTGGACAATGGATGTATACATTGAACATGCCACTCTTTGTAACGAGCTATTTACATGAAAGTGAAGACTATGTAGGGTATTTAGCGAGTTTATGTGCAGGGTTAGAAGTGCCGTTTATGATTATTTTAGGTGTTTTATCTTCTAAATTAGAGACACGTACACTCTTAATATTAGGCGCCATTTCTGGTGCGCTATTCTTCTTCAGTATCGGTGTATTTGATGATGTCCGTATGATGTTAGTAGGACAGATTTTCTTAGCGATGTTCTTAGCCATTTTATTAGGTATCGGCATCAGTTATTTCCAAGACATATTGCCTGCGTTTCCTGGTTATGCATCGACGCTTTTTGCAAATGCAATGGTTATTGGCCAGCTTTTAGGAAATTTACTTGGTGGTGTTATGAGTCAATTTGTGGGATTAGGGAATGTATTTTATGTATCAGCTGCATCTTTAGTCTTAGGTATGATATTAATTTTCTTTACAAAAGAACAGAAATTTATAGAATAA
- a CDS encoding LysR family transcriptional regulator — protein sequence MKIEDYRLLITLDETRTLRKAAEILYISQPAVTQRLKAIENTFGVDIFIRTKKQLITTTEGAMVIEHAREMLKRERLFFDKMQAHIGEVNGTISIGCSSLIGQTLLPEVLSHYNDKYPNVEIQVRVGSSDHIKAHHRDYHIMIIRGSKITNLNNEHLFNDKHYFIYPKGKRDTVADMPFIEFQADPIYMNQIKEWYGRNLGRDYHAMISVDQVATCKEMLVGGVGVTVLPEIMVKGLDKNRFEFEQVDIEGNPLGRSTYLSYDSSMLQLPQVESFVELVNHDLKKEDE from the coding sequence GTGAAGATTGAAGATTATCGTTTGTTAATCACATTGGATGAAACACGCACATTACGAAAGGCAGCAGAAATTTTGTATATTTCGCAACCTGCTGTAACGCAAAGGTTGAAGGCGATTGAGAATACATTCGGTGTGGATATTTTTATTCGTACAAAAAAACAACTGATTACGACAACTGAGGGTGCTATGGTAATAGAGCATGCACGCGAGATGTTGAAGCGGGAACGCCTTTTCTTCGATAAGATGCAGGCACATATCGGTGAAGTCAACGGCACCATTTCCATCGGTTGTTCATCTCTGATTGGTCAAACGTTATTGCCTGAAGTATTAAGCCACTACAATGATAAATATCCTAATGTGGAAATTCAGGTGCGAGTCGGTTCAAGTGACCACATTAAAGCACATCATCGTGATTATCATATTATGATAATCCGTGGCAGTAAAATTACGAATTTGAATAACGAACACTTGTTTAATGACAAACATTATTTTATTTACCCTAAAGGAAAAAGAGATACTGTTGCAGATATGCCTTTTATAGAGTTTCAAGCAGATCCGATATATATGAATCAAATTAAAGAATGGTATGGACGTAATTTAGGTCGAGATTATCATGCTATGATATCAGTCGACCAAGTTGCTACTTGCAAAGAGATGCTAGTAGGCGGTGTCGGTGTGACGGTACTGCCAGAGATTATGGTGAAAGGTCTCGATAAAAACAGATTTGAATTTGAACAGGTCGATATTGAAGGCAATCCGCTCGGGCGTTCTACTTACTTAAGTTATGATTCTAGTATGCTGCAATTACCGCAAGTCGAATCTTTTGTAGAACTCGTTAACCATGATCTTAAAAAAGAAGATGAGTAA
- a CDS encoding DUF402 domain-containing protein, whose amino-acid sequence MKVKYIDKRHWRRLIERDYTEVKVNNNKFKGIIGLITMKKVKEPLKVNVVGQTIVVADDNYQWLQIVPDKKRYSITVMLDEQGSPLEYYFDINIKNITQKGKARTVDLCLDVIVLPNGKYELVDEDDLLRALESKQISKKQYHEAYIIAHQLMMKIDNDFPGMQDNIMYCYNKIKRKYLSDKHTTHHHRS is encoded by the coding sequence ATGAAAGTGAAGTATATCGATAAACGTCACTGGCGTCGTCTGATTGAGAGAGATTATACTGAAGTTAAGGTGAATAATAATAAATTCAAAGGAATCATTGGATTAATCACAATGAAGAAGGTCAAAGAACCGTTGAAAGTGAATGTTGTCGGTCAAACAATCGTTGTGGCAGATGATAATTATCAATGGTTGCAAATTGTGCCGGATAAAAAACGCTACAGTATAACAGTGATGCTAGATGAACAGGGAAGTCCACTAGAATATTATTTTGATATCAACATTAAGAATATTACGCAAAAAGGGAAAGCGCGCACAGTCGATTTATGCTTAGATGTAATTGTATTGCCAAATGGAAAGTATGAGCTTGTTGATGAAGATGATTTATTGCGTGCATTAGAATCAAAACAAATTTCTAAAAAACAATATCATGAAGCATATATTATTGCACATCAATTGATGATGAAAATTGATAATGATTTCCCGGGTATGCAAGACAATATTATGTACTGTTATAATAAAATCAAACGAAAATATCTAAGTGATAAACACACGACACATCATCATCGAAGTTGA
- a CDS encoding cupin domain-containing protein, with protein sequence MRSADEWVQLLNLTPHPEGGFFKEVIREPKETHQSRSDYTSIYFLLTDDNISHFHRIDADEIWYYHAGQTLTVHMIHPNGQYEAVHIGPNIAEGDVLQHVVPAGTIFASSIKDEEGYALVGCMCHPGFMFETFELFEQSTLKRQFPELTHIIEKYALAEI encoded by the coding sequence ATGCGCTCAGCAGACGAATGGGTACAATTACTGAATTTGACACCTCATCCAGAAGGTGGGTTTTTTAAAGAAGTCATTCGAGAACCAAAAGAAACACATCAATCTCGATCGGATTATACAAGTATTTACTTTTTGTTAACAGACGATAATATCTCTCACTTTCATCGTATTGATGCTGATGAAATTTGGTATTATCATGCAGGTCAAACGTTGACAGTTCATATGATTCATCCCAATGGTCAATATGAAGCAGTTCATATCGGACCGAATATCGCAGAAGGAGACGTATTACAACATGTTGTTCCTGCAGGAACAATTTTTGCTTCTTCCATCAAAGATGAAGAAGGTTATGCGTTAGTAGGCTGCATGTGTCATCCTGGTTTTATGTTTGAGACCTTTGAATTGTTTGAACAATCAACTTTAAAACGACAATTTCCTGAGTTGACGCATATTATAGAAAAGTATGCACTTGCTGAAATATAA
- a CDS encoding YebC/PmpR family DNA-binding transcriptional regulator, which produces MGRKWNNIKEKKAQKDKNTSRIYAKFGKEIYVAAKSGEPDPESNQNLRLVLERAKTYNVPRNIIDRAIDKAKGSDDENYDNLRYEGFGPNGSMLIVDALTNNVNRTASDVRAAFGKNGGNMGVSGSVSYMFDHTATFAFEGKSADEILEVLMEQDLDVRDVVDDGNLTIVYAEPDQFAQVQDALRQDGVEDFQVAEFEMLPQNDIQLSDEDKATLEGLIDALEDLEDVQNVYHNVDLDS; this is translated from the coding sequence ATGGGACGTAAATGGAATAACATCAAAGAGAAAAAAGCCCAAAAAGATAAAAATACAAGTCGTATTTATGCAAAATTCGGTAAAGAAATATATGTTGCTGCAAAATCAGGTGAACCTGATCCAGAATCTAACCAAAATTTACGCTTAGTATTAGAGCGTGCAAAAACATATAATGTACCTAGAAATATTATTGATCGTGCAATTGATAAAGCTAAGGGCTCAGATGATGAAAATTATGACAATTTGCGTTATGAAGGTTTTGGACCCAATGGTTCTATGTTAATCGTTGATGCTTTGACAAATAATGTTAACCGTACGGCTTCTGATGTGCGTGCAGCATTCGGTAAAAATGGCGGAAACATGGGCGTATCCGGCTCAGTTTCATATATGTTCGATCATACTGCTACTTTTGCGTTTGAAGGCAAATCAGCAGATGAAATTTTAGAAGTATTAATGGAACAAGATTTAGATGTACGTGACGTTGTAGACGATGGCAATTTAACAATCGTTTATGCTGAGCCAGACCAATTTGCTCAAGTGCAAGATGCATTGCGTCAAGATGGGGTAGAAGATTTCCAAGTAGCTGAATTTGAAATGTTACCTCAAAACGATATTCAATTATCTGATGAAGATAAAGCAACACTTGAAGGTTTAATTGATGCATTAGAAGATTTAGAAGATGTGCAAAACGTATATCATAACGTAGATTTGGATTCTTAA
- a CDS encoding transcriptional regulator, SarA/Rot family yields MKKSKLESLLNEYKKYMDLMNYIETSYKINMNDFMVLNCIHDNCTKEKMLMQPFLKVATDSFELSRTKVLASIRKLVNQDRVSKVRSDTDERKVYLFMDESNVEKLNAILDDIEKYLEK; encoded by the coding sequence TTGAAAAAAAGTAAGTTAGAGTCGTTATTAAACGAATATAAGAAGTATATGGATCTAATGAATTACATAGAGACATCATACAAAATTAATATGAATGATTTTATGGTGTTGAATTGTATTCACGATAATTGCACTAAAGAAAAAATGTTAATGCAGCCATTTTTGAAAGTTGCGACTGACTCATTTGAGTTAAGCCGTACAAAAGTATTAGCATCTATTCGTAAATTAGTGAATCAAGATCGTGTCAGCAAAGTTAGATCTGATACAGACGAACGTAAAGTTTATTTGTTTATGGATGAAAGCAACGTAGAAAAACTGAATGCTATACTCGACGATATTGAAAAATATTTAGAAAAATAG
- a CDS encoding helix-turn-helix transcriptional regulator, protein MILYIASDWFIENGLSFYNYMFNTQLVHSIRDIKKSIAILMMHQLEETLTEEIMTEQITKICSVLIEEAAVDRNHITSQLTPSVNNQYRDILEYIHTYIDSKLTLDSISKTFFTSKTALSARFQEIFNVGFKKYVETLRIGLSLEYLNATDDTISYISERVGFSHSSLYTKKFKQYLEMTPNVYRKLTKFQKNMKYLLKDYNIPLPEKKKASYIRSLAEELRDWQDEKENIVYIDDLQPRFSPTRPFIMVIHIHNMSELRAMLIERKYKDIFEFDKEVMLLIDINLEKSTVS, encoded by the coding sequence ATGATACTTTATATAGCAAGTGATTGGTTTATTGAAAATGGACTAAGCTTTTATAACTACATGTTCAACACGCAACTCGTTCATTCTATAAGAGATATAAAGAAAAGTATCGCAATTTTAATGATGCATCAACTCGAAGAAACACTGACTGAAGAAATCATGACAGAACAAATCACCAAAATCTGTTCTGTTTTAATTGAAGAAGCTGCAGTGGATCGAAATCATATTACCTCTCAATTAACACCTTCGGTCAATAATCAATATAGAGATATTTTAGAATATATTCATACCTATATTGATTCGAAATTGACGTTAGATTCAATATCGAAAACCTTTTTCACTTCTAAGACCGCACTATCTGCGCGATTCCAAGAAATTTTCAATGTGGGATTTAAAAAATATGTAGAAACGCTGCGAATTGGCCTATCTTTAGAATATTTGAATGCAACTGATGATACAATCAGTTATATATCTGAAAGGGTAGGTTTCAGCCATTCAAGTTTGTACACAAAGAAATTCAAACAATACTTGGAAATGACGCCTAATGTCTATCGTAAGCTTACTAAATTCCAAAAAAATATGAAGTACCTTCTGAAAGATTATAATATCCCGCTTCCTGAAAAGAAAAAAGCATCTTACATTCGGTCTCTCGCAGAAGAATTGCGCGACTGGCAAGATGAAAAAGAAAATATTGTATATATTGATGATTTACAGCCTCGTTTCTCTCCCACTCGTCCATTTATCATGGTGATACACATTCATAATATGAGTGAATTAAGAGCGATGCTGATTGAAAGAAAATACAAAGATATTTTTGAGTTCGATAAAGAAGTAATGCTGTTAATAGATATTAATTTGGAAAAATCTACCGTAAGTTAG
- a CDS encoding Bax inhibitor-1 family protein, protein MTQHSQTMSRSHAYAKVWLYFMYFWIIFGIGTYFGQYLPLEWRRPLSIGLTVLILISLFINRSRRFGFIISNIYAIAIGLLAYASFATYMQNLGPEIFYKNVALAVGAFIAFGVIGYFFIQDASSIGKYLFVVLIALIVASLIGFFIQNPIFYTIINVVAVGLFLLYTLYDFNRLKRGQFEPSEMGFNLFVNLLNIIINILSLANRFRD, encoded by the coding sequence ATGACACAGCACTCACAGACAATGTCGAGATCTCATGCATATGCGAAAGTATGGCTTTATTTTATGTACTTTTGGATTATTTTTGGTATAGGTACTTATTTTGGTCAATACTTGCCGTTAGAATGGCGCAGACCTCTTTCAATCGGATTAACTGTCTTAATATTAATATCTCTTTTTATTAATCGCTCAAGAAGATTCGGGTTTATTATAAGTAATATTTATGCGATTGCAATTGGATTGTTAGCTTATGCTTCATTTGCAACTTATATGCAGAATTTAGGTCCAGAAATTTTCTATAAAAACGTAGCGCTTGCAGTAGGTGCTTTTATAGCATTTGGAGTAATAGGTTATTTCTTTATCCAAGATGCTTCAAGCATTGGTAAATATTTGTTTGTTGTCTTAATTGCTTTGATTGTTGCATCGTTAATCGGCTTTTTTATCCAAAACCCTATTTTCTATACCATTATTAATGTTGTAGCGGTTGGATTATTTTTACTCTATACGTTATATGATTTTAATCGCCTGAAAAGGGGACAATTTGAACCTAGTGAAATGGGCTTCAATCTGTTTGTTAACTTGCTTAATATCATCATCAATATTTTAAGTTTAGCAAATCGGTTTAGAGATTAA
- a CDS encoding LysM peptidoglycan-binding domain-containing protein, translating to MKKLAITFSVATGAALALTHQDADASTQHTVQSGESLWSIADQYGVSVDSIKQDNNLSNNMVFPGQVITVNGSSQQNSGSNTTSNTGGQGGATHTVQAGESLGIIAAQYGTSAEAIMQANGLNGNLIYPGQSLTIPGASGGQGGGQGGTPTATENGTTPTFNDQNLYDWGQCTWHVFNRRAETGQPISTYWWNAENWADNARADGYTVNNQPSAGSILQTYEGPVGHVAYVEQVNGDGSILVSEMNYNTAPGEVGYRTIPASMVSSYNYIH from the coding sequence TTGAAAAAGTTAGCAATTACATTTTCAGTTGCAACAGGTGCAGCACTAGCATTAACTCATCAAGATGCAGACGCTTCAACCCAACACACTGTACAATCAGGTGAATCTCTTTGGTCAATCGCTGATCAATATGGTGTTTCTGTAGATAGCATTAAACAAGATAACAACTTGAGTAATAACATGGTATTCCCTGGTCAAGTCATTACAGTAAATGGCAGCAGCCAACAAAACTCAGGTTCTAATACAACTTCAAACACTGGCGGCCAAGGCGGCGCAACACATACTGTACAAGCTGGAGAGTCACTAGGTATTATCGCTGCACAATACGGTACTTCTGCCGAAGCTATTATGCAAGCAAACGGTTTGAATGGTAATTTAATCTATCCAGGTCAATCTTTAACAATTCCTGGTGCTTCTGGCGGCCAAGGCGGCGGTCAAGGCGGTACACCTACTGCGACAGAAAACGGTACTACACCAACATTCAATGACCAAAACTTATACGATTGGGGTCAATGTACTTGGCATGTATTTAATCGTCGTGCTGAAACAGGTCAACCTATCAGCACTTATTGGTGGAACGCTGAAAATTGGGCAGACAATGCTCGAGCAGATGGTTACACAGTGAATAATCAGCCTTCAGCTGGTTCAATTTTACAAACATACGAAGGCCCAGTAGGCCACGTTGCTTACGTTGAACAAGTAAATGGCGATGGCAGCATTTTAGTTTCTGAAATGAACTACAATACTGCTCCAGGTGAAGTAGGATATCGTACAATTCCTGCATCAATGGTTTCTAGTTATAACTATATCCACTAA